A single region of the Pararhodospirillum photometricum DSM 122 genome encodes:
- the nifA gene encoding nif-specific transcriptional activator NifA encodes MPDTSHGGHTPRPSSQGGADGSLALITMYEISKILGSTLNLERSLRDVLNILSSYLQMRRGVVTLSDDAGLLEVVAVTGMSLTGAREGEACFPLEAMAEVTGTAMPLIIYDMAGDPRFTKYAAQAYTVEDDIQSLIAVPIKTTTRPFGTLSIERHRDGTTRFQFEHDVRFLTMVTNLIGQTVALERKVAADRDRLFLEKARLEKALPRPEKPLTGKVLENVVGRSQAILRVSAQVRQVAPSRATVLLRGESGTGKELIARAIHYLSPRADKPFIKVNCAALPENLLESELFGHEKGSFTGATSERKGRFELAHGGTLFLDEIGEITPHFQAKLLRVLQEGEFERVGGNRTLSVDVRLVTATNKDLEDAVVKGEFRADLYYRINVVPIFLPALRERREDVPLLAQFFLDKYNEENARSLRFSEAALDVMGHCSFPGNVRELENCVYRAATLAQQDVIQDFGLSCRHDQCLSATLWKRRGTGKAIGGLAHAPVTEADAPDPEPSDHGWDFPDPTPPPSCDEAEPEERARLIAAMEKAGWVQAKAARLLGMTPRQIGYALKKHDIPLKRL; translated from the coding sequence ATGCCCGACACATCCCATGGCGGTCACACGCCGCGTCCCTCCTCTCAGGGCGGCGCCGATGGCTCTCTTGCGCTGATTACAATGTACGAAATCAGCAAGATCCTCGGCTCGACCCTCAATCTGGAGCGCTCGCTCCGGGATGTTCTCAACATCCTGTCGTCTTATCTTCAAATGCGCCGCGGCGTTGTTACGTTGTCAGACGACGCCGGCCTCCTGGAGGTGGTGGCGGTGACCGGCATGTCGCTGACCGGCGCCCGCGAGGGCGAGGCCTGCTTCCCCCTAGAAGCGATGGCCGAGGTCACCGGCACCGCTATGCCCTTGATCATTTACGACATGGCCGGGGATCCCCGCTTCACCAAGTACGCCGCCCAGGCCTACACGGTGGAAGACGACATCCAGTCGCTTATCGCCGTCCCCATCAAAACCACCACCCGCCCCTTTGGCACCTTGTCAATCGAACGGCATCGCGACGGCACCACCCGCTTTCAGTTTGAGCACGACGTGCGCTTTCTTACCATGGTCACCAATCTGATCGGCCAGACGGTGGCCCTAGAGCGCAAGGTGGCGGCCGATCGCGACCGGCTCTTTCTGGAAAAAGCCCGGCTGGAAAAAGCCCTGCCCCGCCCGGAAAAACCCCTGACTGGCAAGGTGTTGGAAAACGTGGTGGGCCGCTCGCAGGCGATCTTGCGGGTCTCGGCCCAGGTGCGACAGGTGGCGCCGTCGCGGGCGACCGTTTTGCTGCGCGGTGAAAGCGGTACCGGCAAGGAACTGATCGCCCGGGCCATCCATTACCTCTCGCCGCGCGCCGACAAACCCTTCATCAAGGTCAATTGCGCGGCGCTGCCGGAAAATCTCCTGGAATCCGAACTGTTTGGCCATGAAAAGGGCTCGTTCACCGGCGCAACCAGCGAGCGCAAGGGGCGCTTCGAACTAGCCCACGGCGGCACCTTGTTCCTGGATGAAATTGGCGAAATCACCCCCCACTTTCAGGCCAAGTTGCTCCGCGTTCTCCAAGAAGGCGAGTTCGAGCGGGTGGGCGGCAACCGAACCTTGAGTGTCGATGTCCGGCTGGTCACCGCCACCAACAAGGATCTGGAAGACGCGGTGGTCAAAGGCGAGTTCCGCGCTGACTTGTATTACCGCATTAACGTGGTCCCGATCTTTTTGCCCGCCCTGCGCGAACGACGCGAGGATGTTCCCTTGTTGGCCCAGTTTTTTCTGGACAAATACAATGAGGAGAACGCGCGATCCTTGCGGTTTTCCGAGGCGGCGCTCGATGTGATGGGGCATTGCAGCTTCCCCGGCAACGTCCGCGAACTCGAGAACTGCGTCTACCGGGCCGCCACCTTGGCCCAGCAAGACGTGATCCAGGACTTTGGCCTCTCGTGTCGGCATGACCAGTGCCTGTCGGCGACCTTGTGGAAGCGGCGCGGCACCGGCAAGGCCATCGGCGGACTCGCCCACGCTCCGGTCACCGAGGCTGATGCCCCCGATCCCGAGCCCTCCGACCACGGCTGGGACTTCCCGGACCCCACCCCGCCGCCCTCCTGCGACGAAGCCGAGCCCGAAGAGCGGGCCCGCCTGATCGCCGCCATGGAAAAAGCCGGCTGGGTCCAGGCCAAAGCCGCCCGCCTGCTCGGCATGACCCCCCGCCAGATCGGCTACGCCCTGAAAAAACACGACATCCCTCTCAAGCGGTTGTAA
- a CDS encoding putative bifunctional diguanylate cyclase/phosphodiesterase: MNRHGFHQAASRLLANTGRTAFLYRVNLRRFKDVNQTFGYHTGDSLLTEVATRLRLIVSGEDIAARLGADDFALLTVDDLDTEAAWKTCEDIRDALSLPVMVGHGSVDLHPCIGFACWPEDAQDLVSLERCAELAVQRAKDDPGHPIRRFELAMAEDMEAAARVRQDLRAGIECGDLHLLYQPKVALRSGRLVGMEALVRWDHPRHGRISPDTFIPVAESSGLIIPLGEWVLRECCRQMQVWRAEGLTDLRVSINMSPVQVFSQDVAAMVAAVLVETNLPPEALEVEITEGVFVHDEERARQQFEGLREMGVALSIDDFGTGYSALSYLKRLPVSALKIDQSFVREITTKPENARLCRAIIGVAHDFGLDVVAEGIETAEHLAYLRSEGCDYGQGYHFAKPLEAEAFKALALQQPWLIRENV, from the coding sequence CTGAACCGCCACGGCTTCCACCAAGCCGCCAGTCGTCTTTTGGCCAATACGGGACGCACGGCGTTTTTGTACCGGGTCAATCTGCGGCGTTTTAAGGATGTCAATCAAACGTTTGGCTATCACACCGGGGACAGCCTGCTCACTGAGGTGGCAACCCGCTTGCGGCTGATCGTGAGCGGCGAGGACATCGCCGCGCGCCTGGGGGCCGATGACTTTGCCTTGCTGACTGTGGACGATCTTGACACCGAAGCGGCCTGGAAAACCTGCGAGGACATTCGCGATGCCTTGTCCTTACCGGTGATGGTGGGGCATGGCTCGGTGGATCTGCATCCGTGCATTGGCTTTGCGTGCTGGCCAGAGGACGCTCAGGACCTTGTGTCCTTGGAGCGCTGCGCCGAGTTGGCGGTCCAACGGGCTAAAGACGATCCGGGCCACCCCATTCGGCGCTTCGAACTGGCCATGGCCGAGGACATGGAAGCGGCGGCCCGCGTGCGCCAGGATCTGCGCGCCGGCATTGAGTGTGGGGATCTTCATTTATTGTATCAGCCCAAGGTGGCGTTGCGCTCCGGGCGTCTGGTCGGCATGGAAGCCCTGGTGCGCTGGGATCATCCGCGCCACGGCCGCATCAGTCCCGACACCTTCATCCCCGTGGCCGAAAGCTCGGGCCTGATCATTCCGCTCGGCGAGTGGGTTCTGCGTGAGTGCTGCCGTCAGATGCAGGTGTGGCGGGCCGAGGGCCTGACCGACTTGCGGGTGTCGATCAATATGTCGCCGGTGCAGGTGTTCAGCCAGGATGTCGCGGCCATGGTCGCCGCCGTGCTGGTCGAGACCAATTTGCCGCCCGAGGCCCTGGAAGTCGAGATCACCGAGGGGGTCTTTGTTCACGACGAGGAGCGGGCTCGCCAGCAGTTCGAGGGCTTGCGCGAGATGGGGGTGGCTCTGTCCATCGACGATTTCGGGACGGGCTACTCGGCGCTCAGTTACCTGAAGCGCCTGCCCGTGAGCGCCCTCAAGATCGATCAATCCTTTGTGCGCGAGATCACCACCAAGCCGGAAAATGCCCGTTTGTGCCGGGCTATCATCGGGGTGGCCCATGACTTCGGCCTGGATGTGGTGGCCGAGGGCATTGAAACCGCCGAGCATTTGGCTTACCTGCGCTCGGAGGGCTGCGATTACGGCCAAGGATACCACTTTGCCAAGCCGCTGGAAGCCGAGGCCTTCAAGGCCCTGGCGCTTCAGCAGCCCTGGCTGATCCGGGAGAACGTGTGA
- a CDS encoding BMP family ABC transporter substrate-binding protein: MVSRRRLLAAMAGVGVAGGLAGVRGAWADISSSRSRSQTTRRWRVAIVYGRSEAGKFDKGFNQLAFSGLEAARERHDLIVREFEPVGPGEEASMILQAAADADLVITVGYGLHFAAQEAAGLSRDARFSVIDAVVDHPRFQSLVFREHEGAFLAGLLAAQTSRSGVLGFVGAVATPVIERFRAGHRAGARYALPSVAVKDAWLGTTSEAYHTPFKGLLAAERLIAQGADVVFAAAGRSGFGVYQAAADQGVLAIGVDANQNFLHPGTMLTSMVKRVDIAVALTINALVDETWSPGVRSLGLKEDGVALALDGHNRSLISDDRWEQVLKAREDLIAGRLTSPEKGEG, from the coding sequence ATGGTGAGCCGGCGGCGCCTGCTGGCCGCAATGGCCGGCGTTGGGGTGGCGGGGGGCTTGGCGGGCGTTCGAGGCGCTTGGGCCGATATCTCCTCGTCGCGCTCGCGCTCCCAAACCACCCGGCGCTGGCGGGTGGCCATCGTCTATGGCCGCTCCGAGGCGGGCAAGTTTGATAAAGGCTTCAATCAGTTGGCCTTTTCCGGCCTGGAGGCCGCTCGCGAGCGCCATGACCTGATTGTGCGGGAGTTCGAGCCGGTCGGTCCCGGCGAGGAAGCCTCCATGATCCTCCAGGCCGCCGCCGACGCGGACCTCGTGATCACCGTGGGGTACGGCCTGCATTTCGCCGCCCAGGAAGCCGCCGGGCTCAGTCGCGACGCCCGCTTTAGCGTGATCGACGCCGTGGTCGATCATCCCCGCTTTCAGTCCCTGGTGTTTCGCGAACACGAAGGCGCCTTTCTGGCCGGTCTGCTCGCCGCCCAGACCAGTCGTTCCGGGGTTCTGGGCTTCGTCGGCGCCGTGGCCACGCCGGTGATCGAGCGTTTTCGCGCCGGGCATCGGGCTGGGGCGCGTTACGCCCTTCCCTCTGTGGCGGTCAAGGACGCTTGGCTGGGCACCACCAGTGAAGCCTACCATACCCCCTTCAAGGGGCTTCTCGCCGCCGAGCGCCTGATCGCCCAGGGGGCCGACGTGGTGTTCGCCGCTGCCGGGCGCTCCGGGTTCGGGGTGTATCAGGCCGCCGCCGACCAGGGGGTGCTGGCGATTGGGGTGGACGCCAACCAGAACTTTCTCCACCCGGGTACCATGCTGACCAGCATGGTCAAGCGGGTGGATATCGCCGTTGCCCTCACCATCAATGCCTTGGTGGACGAGACGTGGTCGCCCGGGGTTCGCTCGCTCGGTCTCAAGGAAGACGGGGTGGCCCTCGCGCTTGACGGTCATAATCGCTCGCTGATTTCCGACGATCGTTGGGAGCAAGTCTTGAAGGCACGGGAAGACTTGATTGCCGGACGCCTTACTTCTCCCGAAAAAGGCGAGGGATAG
- a CDS encoding response regulator transcription factor: MHVLLADDHSIIRNALKLXLQDVEPSVSFEEVRGYDALEERVARPDPALDMIVMDLHMPGFQGLPQIRRIVTAAMPAPVAVFSMIEAVNDMRAVLRQGVRAFIPKSTDDALIGTLLKLVAHGGTYVPAQVSGLETGKPENGAWRLESGISGLFPPETPDAEDPRLAALTRRQREVLDLMGQGLSNMEIASRLGLNLSTVKTHVTSILKTLDADNRTQAVLLAHGLDTTGG; the protein is encoded by the coding sequence ATGCACGTTCTCCTGGCCGACGATCACTCCATCATCCGCAACGCCTTGAAGCTCAWTTTGCAGGACGTCGAGCCGTCGGTCTCGTTCGAGGAGGTGCGCGGCTATGACGCCCTGGAAGAACGGGTCGCCCGGCCCGATCCCGCCCTCGACATGATCGTCATGGATCTCCATATGCCCGGCTTTCAGGGCCTGCCGCAGATCCGGCGCATCGTCACCGCCGCCATGCCCGCCCCGGTCGCCGTGTTCTCCATGATCGAGGCCGTCAACGACATGCGGGCCGTGCTGCGGCAAGGGGTGCGCGCCTTTATCCCCAAATCCACCGACGATGCCCTCATCGGAACCTTGCTGAAGCTGGTGGCGCATGGCGGCACGTACGTCCCGGCCCAGGTTAGCGGCCTGGAAACCGGCAAACCGGAAAACGGCGCGTGGCGTTTGGAAAGCGGCATCTCCGGCCTATTCCCCCCCGAGACCCCCGACGCCGAGGATCCGCGCTTGGCCGCGTTGACCCGCCGTCAGCGCGAGGTCCTGGATCTCATGGGCCAAGGCCTTTCCAACATGGAAATCGCCAGCCGTCTCGGCCTCAACTTGTCCACCGTTAAAACCCACGTGACCAGCATCCTCAAAACCCTTGATGCGGACAACCGCACCCAGGCTGTCTTGCTGGCCCACGGCCTCGATACCACCGGCGGATAA
- a CDS encoding class I SAM-dependent methyltransferase, which yields MSVPLGRWRDFIKTHAAPTAPPLLPALPLWLATAVTPLWEATETFLEQEGLDPPYWAFCWPGGQALARYVLDHPECVRDLRVLDFAAGSGVCALAALHAGARSAEAADIDACARAAIGLNAELNGLTPTVLEGNVVGALDRGWDVVLAGDICYERPMTDRVLPWLRHLAGRGTRVLLGDPGRAYLPTHGLAPLGRYEVPCSLDLEDRALRSTGILALLP from the coding sequence GTGAGTGTTCCCCTCGGGCGCTGGCGGGACTTCATCAAGACCCACGCGGCGCCCACCGCGCCGCCCTTGCTCCCGGCTCTCCCCTTGTGGCTGGCCACTGCGGTGACCCCCTTGTGGGAGGCAACCGAGACCTTCTTGGAGCAAGAAGGCCTGGATCCTCCGTATTGGGCCTTTTGCTGGCCCGGCGGCCAAGCGCTGGCCCGCTATGTTCTGGATCATCCCGAGTGCGTGCGCGACTTGCGCGTTCTCGACTTCGCGGCTGGTAGCGGGGTTTGCGCCTTGGCCGCCCTGCACGCCGGAGCCCGCAGCGCCGAGGCCGCCGACATTGACGCGTGCGCCCGGGCCGCCATTGGCCTGAATGCCGAGTTGAACGGCCTCACCCCAACCGTGCTGGAAGGTAACGTTGTGGGGGCCCTGGACCGCGGCTGGGACGTGGTTCTCGCTGGGGATATCTGCTACGAGCGCCCGATGACCGACAGGGTCCTACCCTGGCTGCGCCACTTGGCCGGACGTGGCACCCGGGTGTTGCTGGGCGATCCTGGCCGGGCCTACTTGCCCACCCACGGCCTCGCTCCCTTAGGCCGCTACGAGGTGCCGTGCAGCCTGGACCTCGAGGATCGAGCCCTGCGCTCCACCGGCATTTTGGCTTTGCTGCCGTAG
- the ubiA gene encoding 4-hydroxybenzoate octaprenyltransferase: MMIRETLIGDMPQDGWIGRAPASARPYLRLMRLDRPIGTWLLLFPCWWSQALAADPWPHLGMMVLFAIGAVVMRGAGCTYNDIVDRDFDAKVERTAQRPIPSGQVTRRQAAWFLLAQLLVGFAVLLCFNTFAIWLGVASLVLVFTYPFMKRFTYWPQAWLGLTFTYGALMGWAGERADLGWPAILLYVACFFWTLHYDTIYAHQDREDDLIVGVKSSALALGARTKPALAGFSLIMIVLIGIAGALAGLGPLFWPLLLAALGHLMWQLWALDINNSDVCLALFKSNRFVGWILLAAFVAGQVSR, encoded by the coding sequence ATGATGATCCGCGAAACACTCATTGGCGACATGCCCCAGGACGGCTGGATCGGCCGTGCCCCGGCCTCTGCGCGCCCTTATTTGCGCTTGATGCGCCTTGACCGGCCCATCGGCACTTGGCTTCTCCTCTTCCCCTGCTGGTGGAGCCAAGCCCTGGCGGCCGACCCCTGGCCCCATCTGGGCATGATGGTCCTCTTTGCCATTGGCGCCGTGGTGATGCGCGGGGCCGGATGCACCTATAACGACATCGTCGATCGGGATTTCGACGCCAAGGTGGAGCGCACCGCCCAGCGCCCCATCCCCTCGGGCCAAGTCACCCGGCGTCAAGCCGCGTGGTTCTTGCTGGCCCAGTTGCTGGTCGGCTTTGCCGTGCTGCTGTGCTTCAACACCTTCGCCATCTGGCTGGGCGTGGCCTCGCTGGTCCTCGTCTTCACCTACCCCTTCATGAAGCGCTTCACCTACTGGCCGCAGGCGTGGTTGGGGCTGACCTTCACCTATGGCGCCCTGATGGGCTGGGCCGGCGAACGCGCCGACCTGGGCTGGCCGGCGATTTTGCTGTATGTCGCCTGCTTCTTCTGGACCTTGCATTACGACACCATCTACGCCCACCAGGACCGCGAGGACGATCTCATCGTCGGCGTCAAGTCCTCGGCCCTGGCCTTGGGCGCGCGGACCAAGCCGGCGCTGGCCGGGTTCTCCCTGATCATGATCGTCCTGATCGGCATCGCCGGCGCCCTGGCGGGGCTCGGTCCCTTGTTCTGGCCCCTGCTGCTGGCCGCCCTTGGGCATCTGATGTGGCAGCTCTGGGCGCTTGACATCAACAACAGCGACGTTTGCCTTGCCCTGTTCAAGAGCAATCGCTTCGTCGGCTGGATCTTGCTCGCGGCTTTCGTCGCTGGGCAGGTGTCGCGGTGA
- a CDS encoding 16S rRNA (uracil(1498)-N(3))-methyltransferase: MSEKPSRRPPPRLYSEASLSAGEPMVLTMAQAHYLRSVLRLNEGAPVVVFNGRDGEWLAYLEVARGSGGWLRPEVQTRPQSGGGGPWLLFAPLKKDATDFVVEKAVELGVGRLCPVMTRRTQTQTVRVDRLRAQAVEAAEQCERLDVPEVEAARPLPEVLAQWPAGRHLCILGERRQGVEARAAFEALRGQPVAFLVGPEGGLDDRDLDGAAQLASCTVDLGPRILRAETAAAAVLAVWQAVAGDWGPLSPAPLASF; encoded by the coding sequence ATGTCGGAAAAGCCGTCGCGGCGGCCGCCGCCGCGTCTTTATAGTGAGGCCAGCCTGAGCGCGGGCGAGCCCATGGTGTTGACCATGGCCCAGGCGCATTACCTGCGCTCGGTGTTGCGCCTGAACGAGGGGGCGCCGGTGGTGGTGTTCAATGGGCGCGATGGCGAGTGGCTGGCTTATCTGGAGGTCGCCCGGGGCTCGGGCGGCTGGTTACGGCCCGAGGTGCAGACCCGCCCGCAAAGCGGCGGCGGCGGTCCTTGGCTGTTGTTTGCCCCGCTCAAGAAAGATGCCACCGACTTTGTGGTGGAAAAAGCGGTGGAACTGGGGGTCGGGCGCTTGTGTCCCGTGATGACGCGGCGCACCCAGACCCAGACGGTGCGCGTGGATCGCCTGCGCGCCCAGGCGGTGGAGGCGGCCGAACAGTGCGAGCGCCTGGATGTGCCCGAGGTGGAGGCGGCGCGGCCTTTGCCCGAGGTGTTGGCGCAGTGGCCGGCGGGGCGACACCTGTGCATCCTGGGCGAACGGCGCCAGGGAGTGGAGGCTCGGGCGGCGTTCGAGGCCTTGCGGGGCCAGCCTGTGGCCTTTTTGGTCGGACCCGAGGGAGGGCTCGACGACAGGGATCTTGACGGCGCGGCCCAGCTCGCTTCTTGTACGGTAGATCTGGGGCCGCGCATCTTGCGCGCCGAGACCGCCGCGGCCGCCGTGCTTGCCGTGTGGCAGGCCGTTGCCGGGGATTGGGGGCCGCTGTCGCCCGCCCCTCTGGCCTCCTTTTGA
- a CDS encoding glutamate--cysteine ligase, which produces MPTPSASRAPLTREAMLAYLESGCRPSDQWRVGTEHEKFAFTINDGRPLPYEGERGIRALLEGLTRFGWKPVYEGEALIALTCPEKGSVTLEPGGQVELSGALLETLHETCAEVTDHHRRVKAVASEMGVGFLGMGFNPKWKREDIPWMPKGRYRIMRNHMPRVGSLGLDMMVRTCTVQANLDFMSEADMVKKFRVSLALQPVVTALFANSPFVEGKPSGYLSMRSHIWTDTDPARTGILPFVFEEGMGFERYIDYMLDVPMYFVYREGRYIDAAGQSFRDFLEGRLPALPGEMPTLDDWADHLTTAFPEVRLKRYLEMRGADGGPWNRLCALPALWVGLLYDSNSLDAAWDLVRDWTPEEHALLRDQVPRLALKTPWRGGTLQTLALRILEIAEAGLRARARLNSKGRDETGFLDALWIIAESGRTQAEDLLESWHSRWNGDIDPVFVECAY; this is translated from the coding sequence ATGCCAACACCCTCCGCTTCCCGCGCCCCGCTCACCCGCGAGGCGATGCTTGCTTACCTGGAAAGTGGCTGTCGCCCCTCCGACCAATGGCGGGTGGGAACCGAGCACGAGAAATTTGCCTTTACCATCAACGATGGCCGCCCCTTGCCCTACGAGGGCGAGCGCGGCATCCGCGCCTTGCTGGAGGGGTTGACCCGCTTTGGCTGGAAGCCGGTCTATGAGGGCGAGGCGCTGATCGCCCTGACCTGTCCCGAGAAAGGATCCGTCACCTTGGAGCCGGGCGGGCAGGTGGAACTGTCGGGCGCCCTCCTTGAAACCTTGCACGAAACCTGCGCCGAGGTCACCGACCATCACCGCCGCGTCAAGGCGGTGGCCAGCGAAATGGGCGTGGGGTTCCTGGGCATGGGCTTTAACCCCAAGTGGAAGCGCGAGGACATCCCCTGGATGCCCAAGGGCCGCTATCGCATCATGCGCAACCACATGCCCCGGGTGGGGTCGCTGGGTCTCGACATGATGGTGCGGACCTGCACGGTCCAGGCCAACTTGGACTTTATGTCCGAAGCGGACATGGTGAAGAAGTTCCGGGTGTCGCTGGCCTTGCAGCCGGTGGTCACGGCCTTGTTCGCCAACAGCCCGTTTGTCGAGGGCAAGCCCTCGGGCTATTTGTCGATGCGCAGCCACATTTGGACCGACACGGATCCGGCCCGCACGGGGATTTTGCCGTTTGTCTTTGAAGAGGGCATGGGCTTCGAGCGCTACATCGATTACATGCTTGATGTGCCCATGTATTTTGTCTACCGCGAGGGCCGGTACATCGACGCCGCCGGTCAGTCCTTCCGCGATTTTCTGGAAGGCCGGTTGCCGGCGCTGCCGGGCGAGATGCCGACCCTCGACGATTGGGCCGACCACCTGACCACCGCCTTCCCCGAGGTGCGGCTCAAGCGCTATCTCGAGATGCGCGGCGCCGACGGCGGTCCCTGGAACCGGCTGTGTGCCTTGCCGGCTCTGTGGGTTGGTTTGCTCTACGACAGCAACAGTCTGGACGCGGCGTGGGATTTGGTGCGCGACTGGACCCCCGAGGAGCATGCTCTCTTGCGTGATCAGGTGCCGCGTTTGGCTCTGAAGACGCCCTGGCGCGGTGGCACCTTGCAAACTCTGGCCCTGCGCATTCTGGAAATTGCCGAGGCTGGCTTGCGGGCCCGCGCCCGCCTGAATTCCAAGGGGCGTGACGAAACCGGCTTCCTGGATGCCTTGTGGATTATTGCCGAGTCGGGCCGCACCCAGGCCGAGGACTTGCTCGAAAGCTGGCATAGCCGCTGGAATGGCGACATCGACCCGGTGTTTGTCGAGTGCGCCTACTAG
- a CDS encoding chorismate mutase — MSEGSPQIRPVVASRPCATMDEVRAEIDRLDRLLVPLIAERLAYVAQAARHKPTRADVVVPWRIEEVVAKVRECAMAIGADADTIEQIWRSLMAISIDWEAWHFDRREARPSGR; from the coding sequence ATGAGTGAGGGAAGCCCCCAAATCCGTCCCGTGGTGGCGTCGCGGCCGTGCGCCACGATGGACGAGGTCCGTGCCGAGATTGACCGTCTGGACCGACTGTTGGTGCCCCTGATCGCCGAACGGCTGGCCTATGTCGCCCAGGCTGCCCGCCACAAGCCGACCCGCGCCGATGTGGTCGTTCCCTGGCGCATCGAGGAGGTTGTGGCCAAAGTGCGGGAATGCGCCATGGCGATCGGGGCCGATGCCGATACGATAGAACAGATCTGGCGTTCCTTGATGGCGATTTCCATCGACTGGGAAGCATGGCACTTCGACCGTCGGGAAGCTCGCCCCAGCGGAAGATGA
- a CDS encoding methyl-accepting chemotaxis protein gives MLKQLPINIRLFVGFFLVLFLMGGVGLMSYSIFTKVDQEFTEVARSSEVAVSALAMNRQLHSLSGHLTEYLETGDPRLAQSIQTDRASVRQAVESFRQRAKETPQAPFAERLLEVNVELEQVLGPAIQLVSKRVDLIDNAMKPAAEGLTSWAAAQRDQAFAQGNTEEAQAASRVLEFILRARLETEDYVDTRDEKHFVAIWEALFAVGESLDRLSNPGAGRTHYTAYEENLNTLSGILGEIAQVEERLRGLSYDITEAAEAAKESALLEQGQIRDATGASLKSASDVVIWSNLLILALGLVLATLIGRSISRPIEAMTRVLTRLSEGDAQADIPGIGRRDEIGAMAKAAQVFKDYSQRMEILRREQAETEKRAEGDRRAALRRLADELEDNVSGAIGTIGAATSQMETHARAMAGIADDTARRVVEVSQVSEDAARDVESVAAGTEQLNASISEISRQVHHSTSISRSAVERASKAKAEVAELKSAAEHIGQVVALITDIAEQTNLLALNATIEAARAGDAGKGFAVVANEVKTLANQTSRATEDIRRQISDIQGATAEAVNAISSIAEIIADLDQVSATVAAAVEQQDAAARAIAQNTQRAATGNQRSSATIGEVAQAADNTGRAANEVLDAAQALTQQAADLKAQVTGFLRHIREGN, from the coding sequence ATGCTGAAGCAACTGCCCATCAACATTCGTCTGTTCGTCGGATTCTTCCTTGTCCTGTTTTTGATGGGCGGGGTGGGGCTGATGTCCTACAGCATTTTTACCAAAGTGGACCAAGAGTTTACCGAGGTGGCCCGCTCCTCGGAGGTGGCGGTGTCGGCGTTGGCCATGAACCGGCAACTTCATAGCCTGAGCGGTCATTTAACCGAATATCTGGAAACGGGCGATCCCCGGTTGGCTCAGTCGATTCAGACGGACCGGGCTAGTGTGCGCCAAGCGGTGGAATCTTTTCGTCAGCGGGCTAAGGAGACCCCCCAGGCGCCCTTCGCCGAGCGCCTGCTGGAGGTCAATGTCGAGCTTGAACAGGTGTTGGGTCCGGCCATCCAACTGGTCTCGAAGCGCGTTGACTTGATTGACAACGCCATGAAGCCCGCTGCCGAGGGGCTCACCTCCTGGGCCGCCGCGCAGCGCGACCAAGCCTTCGCCCAGGGCAACACCGAGGAAGCGCAGGCCGCGTCCCGGGTTCTGGAATTCATCCTGCGCGCCCGCCTTGAAACCGAGGACTATGTTGATACCCGCGACGAAAAGCACTTTGTCGCGATTTGGGAAGCCCTGTTCGCTGTCGGTGAATCTTTGGACCGTCTGAGCAATCCCGGCGCCGGTCGCACCCATTATACCGCCTACGAAGAAAACCTGAACACGCTCTCGGGGATTTTGGGGGAGATTGCCCAGGTCGAGGAGCGGCTGCGGGGCCTTAGCTACGATATCACCGAAGCGGCCGAGGCGGCTAAGGAATCCGCCTTGCTTGAACAAGGACAGATCCGCGACGCGACCGGTGCCAGCCTCAAGTCGGCGAGCGACGTGGTGATTTGGTCCAACCTTTTGATTCTGGCTCTGGGGCTTGTGCTGGCGACCTTGATTGGTCGCTCCATCAGCCGCCCCATTGAGGCCATGACCCGCGTCTTGACCCGGTTGTCGGAAGGCGACGCCCAGGCGGATATTCCCGGTATCGGTCGGCGCGATGAAATCGGCGCCATGGCCAAGGCCGCCCAGGTCTTCAAAGACTATAGCCAGCGCATGGAAATCTTGCGCCGCGAGCAGGCCGAAACCGAAAAGCGCGCCGAGGGCGATCGCCGCGCCGCCTTGCGCCGCTTGGCTGACGAACTGGAAGACAACGTCAGTGGCGCCATCGGCACCATCGGTGCCGCCACCAGCCAGATGGAAACCCACGCCCGGGCCATGGCCGGCATCGCCGATGACACCGCCCGGCGGGTGGTCGAGGTGTCGCAGGTCAGCGAGGATGCGGCCCGCGATGTCGAAAGCGTGGCGGCGGGCACCGAGCAGCTCAATGCCTCGATCAGCGAGATCAGCCGGCAGGTGCACCACTCCACCAGCATCTCGCGCTCGGCGGTGGAGCGCGCCTCCAAGGCCAAGGCCGAGGTCGCCGAGTTGAAGAGTGCCGCCGAGCATATCGGCCAAGTCGTGGCCCTTATCACCGACATTGCCGAGCAAACCAACCTGTTGGCCCTCAATGCCACCATCGAGGCGGCGCGGGCCGGCGATGCGGGCAAGGGGTTTGCCGTGGTCGCCAACGAGGTGAAGACCCTCGCCAACCAGACCAGCCGGGCCACCGAGGATATCCGCCGCCAGATCAGCGACATTCAAGGCGCGACCGCCGAGGCCGTCAACGCCATCTCGTCGATCGCCGAAATCATTGCCGATCTTGATCAGGTCTCGGCCACCGTCGCCGCGGCCGTGGAGCAGCAAGACGCGGCAGCGCGCGCCATCGCCCAGAACACCCAGCGCGCCGCCACCGGCAACCAGCGCTCCAGCGCCACCATTGGCGAAGTGGCCCAGGCCGCCGACAACACGGGGCGCGCCGCCAACGAGGTTCTGGACGCGGCCCAGGCCCTGACCCAGCAGGCCGCCGACCTTAAGGCCCAAGTCACCGGCTTCCTGCGCCACATTCGCGAAGGGAACTGA